In one Saimiri boliviensis isolate mSaiBol1 chromosome 19, mSaiBol1.pri, whole genome shotgun sequence genomic region, the following are encoded:
- the DEDD gene encoding death effector domain-containing protein, which yields MAGLKRRASQMWPEEHGEQEHGLYSLHRMFDIVGTHLTHRDVRVLSFLFVDVIDDHERGLIRNGRDFLLALERQGRCDESNFRQVLQLLRIITRHDLLPYVTLKRRRAVCPDLVDKYLEETSIRYVTPRALSDPEPRSPQPPKTVPPHYPVVCCPTSGPQMCSKRPARGRATLGSQRKRRKSVTPDPKEKQTCDIRLRVRAEYCQHETALQGNVFSNKQDPLERQFERFNQANTILKSRDLGSIICDIKFSELTYLDAFWRDYINGSLLEALKGVFITDSLKQAVGHEAIKLLVNVDEEDYELGRQKLLRNLMLQALP from the exons ATGGCGGGCCTAAAGCGGCGGGCAAGCCAGATGTGGCCAGAAGAGCATGGTGAGCAGGAACATGGGCTGTATAGCCTGCACCGCATGTTTGACATCGTGGGCACTCATCTGACACACAGAGATGTACGCgtgctttctttcctctttgttgATGTCATTGATGACCATGAGCGTGGACTCATCCGAAATGGACGTGACTTCTTATTGGCGCTGGAGCGCCAGGGCCGCTGTGATGAAAGTAACTTTCGCCAGGTGCTGCAGCTGCTGCGCATCATCACTCGCCACGACCTGCTGCCCTACGTCACCCTCAAGAGGAGACGGGCTG TGTGCCCTGATCTTGTAGACAAGTATCTGGAGGAGACATCAATTCGCTATGTGACCCCCAGAGCCCTCAGTGATCCAGAACCGAGGTCTCCCCAGCCCCCTAAAACAG TGCCTCCCCACTATCCTGTGGTGTGCTGCCCCACTTCGGGTCCTCAGATGTGTAGCAAGCGACCAGCCCGAGGGAGAGCCACACTTGGGAGCCAGAGAAAACGCCGGAAGTCAGTGACACCAGATCCCAAGGAAAAACAGACATGTG ACATCAGACTGCGGGTTCGGGCTGAATACTGCCAGCATGAGACTGCTCTGCAGGGCAATGTCTTCTCTAACAAGCAGGACCCACTTGAGCGCCAGTTTGAGCGCTTTAACCAGGCCAACACCATCCTCAAGTCCCGGGACCTGGGCTCCATCATCTGTGACATCAAGTTCTCTGAGCTCACCTACCTCGACGCATTCTGGCGCGACTACATCAATGGCTCTTTATTAGAGGCACTTAAAGGTGTCTTCATCACAGACTCCCTCAAGCAAGCTGTGGGCCATGAAGCCATCAAGCTGCTGGTAAATGTAGATGAGGAGGACTATGAGCTGGGCCGACAGAAACTCCTGAGGAACTTGATGCTGCAAGCATTGCCCTGA
- the NIT1 gene encoding deaminated glutathione amidase isoform X2, producing MPLHRLLSLLCPGLRIPRLSVLCAQPRPRAMAISSSSCKLPLVAVCQVTSTPDKQQNFKTCAELVREAARLGACLAFLPEAFDFIARDPAETLRLSEPLGGKLLEEYTQLARECGLWLSLGGFHERGRDWEQTQKIYNCHVLLNSKGAVVATYRKTHLCDVEIPGQGPMCESNSTMPGPSLESPVSTPAGKIGLAVCYDMRFPELSLALAQAGAEILTYPSAFGSVTGPAHWEVLLRARAIETQCYVVAAAQCGRHHEKRASYGHSMVVDPWGTVVARCSEGPGLCLAQIDLNYLRQLRQHLPVFQHRRPDLYGNLGHPLS from the exons AT GCCTCTTCACCGACTCCTGTCCCTTCTGTGTCCTGGACTCCGGATACCTCGACTCTCAGTACTCTGTGCTCAGCCCAG GCCCAGAGCCATGGctatctcctcttcctcctgcaaaCTGCCCCTCGTGGCTGTGTGCCAGGTAACATCAACGCCAGACAAGCAACAGAACTTTAAAACATGTGCTGAGCTGGTTCGAGAGGCTGCCAGACTGGGTGCCTGCCTGGCTTTCCTGCCTGAAGCATTTGACTTCATTGCACGGGACCCTGCAGAGACGCTACGCCTGTCTGAACCACTGGGTGGGAAACTTTTGGAAGAATACACCCAGCTTGCCAG GGAATGTGGACTCTGGCTGTCCTTGGGTGGTTTCCATGAGCGTGGCCGAGACTGGGAGCAGACTCAGAAAATCTACAATTGTCACGTGCTGCTGAATAGCAAAG GGGCAGTAGTGGCCACTTACAGGAAGACACATCTGTGTGATGTAGAGATTCCAGGGCAGGGGCCTATGTGTGAAAGCAACTCTACCATGCCTGGGCCCAGTCTGGAGTCACCTGTCAGCACACCAGCAGGCAAG ATTGGTCTAGCTGTCTGCTATGACATGCGGTTCCCTGAACTCTCTCTGGCATTGGCTCAAGCTGGAGCAGAGATACTTACCTATCCTTCAGCTTTTGGATCTGTTACAGGACCAGCCCACTGGGAG GTGTTGCTGCGGGCCCGTGCCATTGAAACCCAGTGCTATGTAGTGGCAGCAGCACAGTGTGGACGCCACCATGAGAAACGAGCAAGTTATGGCCACAGCATGGTGGTAGACCCCTGGGGAACAGTGGTGGCCCGCTGCTCTGAAGGCCCAGGGCTCTGCCTCGCCCAAATTGACCTCAACTATCTACGACAGTTGCGCCAACACCTGCCTGTGTTCCAGCACCGCAGGCCTGACCTCTATGGTAATCTGGGTCATCCACTATCTTAA
- the NIT1 gene encoding deaminated glutathione amidase isoform X1: MLGFLTRPLHRLLSLLCPGLRIPRLSVLCAQPRPRAMAISSSSCKLPLVAVCQVTSTPDKQQNFKTCAELVREAARLGACLAFLPEAFDFIARDPAETLRLSEPLGGKLLEEYTQLARECGLWLSLGGFHERGRDWEQTQKIYNCHVLLNSKGAVVATYRKTHLCDVEIPGQGPMCESNSTMPGPSLESPVSTPAGKIGLAVCYDMRFPELSLALAQAGAEILTYPSAFGSVTGPAHWEVLLRARAIETQCYVVAAAQCGRHHEKRASYGHSMVVDPWGTVVARCSEGPGLCLAQIDLNYLRQLRQHLPVFQHRRPDLYGNLGHPLS; encoded by the exons AT GCTGGGCTTCCTTACCAGGCCTCTTCACCGACTCCTGTCCCTTCTGTGTCCTGGACTCCGGATACCTCGACTCTCAGTACTCTGTGCTCAGCCCAG GCCCAGAGCCATGGctatctcctcttcctcctgcaaaCTGCCCCTCGTGGCTGTGTGCCAGGTAACATCAACGCCAGACAAGCAACAGAACTTTAAAACATGTGCTGAGCTGGTTCGAGAGGCTGCCAGACTGGGTGCCTGCCTGGCTTTCCTGCCTGAAGCATTTGACTTCATTGCACGGGACCCTGCAGAGACGCTACGCCTGTCTGAACCACTGGGTGGGAAACTTTTGGAAGAATACACCCAGCTTGCCAG GGAATGTGGACTCTGGCTGTCCTTGGGTGGTTTCCATGAGCGTGGCCGAGACTGGGAGCAGACTCAGAAAATCTACAATTGTCACGTGCTGCTGAATAGCAAAG GGGCAGTAGTGGCCACTTACAGGAAGACACATCTGTGTGATGTAGAGATTCCAGGGCAGGGGCCTATGTGTGAAAGCAACTCTACCATGCCTGGGCCCAGTCTGGAGTCACCTGTCAGCACACCAGCAGGCAAG ATTGGTCTAGCTGTCTGCTATGACATGCGGTTCCCTGAACTCTCTCTGGCATTGGCTCAAGCTGGAGCAGAGATACTTACCTATCCTTCAGCTTTTGGATCTGTTACAGGACCAGCCCACTGGGAG GTGTTGCTGCGGGCCCGTGCCATTGAAACCCAGTGCTATGTAGTGGCAGCAGCACAGTGTGGACGCCACCATGAGAAACGAGCAAGTTATGGCCACAGCATGGTGGTAGACCCCTGGGGAACAGTGGTGGCCCGCTGCTCTGAAGGCCCAGGGCTCTGCCTCGCCCAAATTGACCTCAACTATCTACGACAGTTGCGCCAACACCTGCCTGTGTTCCAGCACCGCAGGCCTGACCTCTATGGTAATCTGGGTCATCCACTATCTTAA